From Chryseobacterium tructae, one genomic window encodes:
- a CDS encoding DUF1572 domain-containing protein: MSSVSQLVKRFREVMLDGLWIANTNFKDQLSDVTWEQAVTKIGTLNTIAMLTFHIDYYIAGIIPVFEGGTLEIKDRYSFNLPPIESQEQWESLLNKLWMDAEKLAELLENMPDSKLEEVFVDEKYGTYQRNIDGMIEHAYYHLGQITLIRKLLRDQ, translated from the coding sequence ATGAGTTCTGTATCACAATTAGTCAAAAGATTCAGAGAGGTCATGCTTGATGGTCTATGGATTGCCAATACCAATTTTAAAGATCAGCTTTCTGATGTAACCTGGGAACAAGCTGTAACCAAGATTGGTACTTTAAATACAATTGCCATGCTCACTTTTCATATTGATTATTATATTGCCGGAATTATCCCTGTCTTTGAAGGGGGAACATTGGAAATAAAAGACCGATATAGCTTTAATCTTCCGCCAATAGAATCCCAGGAACAGTGGGAAAGTCTGTTGAATAAACTGTGGATGGATGCTGAAAAGCTTGCAGAGTTATTAGAAAACATGCCGGATTCAAAACTTGAAGAGGTATTTGTTGATGAAAAGTATGGGACATATCAGAGAAATATTGATGGGATGATAGAACATGCATATTATCATCTGGGACAGATTACTCTGATCAGGAAATTATTGCGAGATCAATAG
- a CDS encoding nucleoside deaminase, producing MFTDEYYMKMALQEAEAALEQDEVPIGCVVVANNRVIARAHNLTETLNDVTAHAEMQAITAAANFLGGKYLKDCTLYVTMEPCVMCSGALSWSQISKVVIGARDEQRGFINKHLSLHPKTEIITGIMENECSSIVKDFFKSKR from the coding sequence ATGTTCACTGACGAATACTATATGAAAATGGCTCTGCAGGAAGCAGAGGCCGCTTTAGAACAAGATGAGGTTCCTATTGGATGTGTGGTAGTTGCCAACAATCGTGTGATTGCAAGAGCTCATAATCTTACTGAGACCTTAAATGATGTGACTGCTCATGCAGAAATGCAAGCGATAACTGCTGCTGCGAATTTCCTAGGCGGCAAATATTTAAAAGACTGTACATTGTATGTAACGATGGAACCATGTGTCATGTGCTCAGGAGCCCTTTCATGGTCACAGATCTCCAAAGTGGTCATTGGAGCCAGAGATGAACAAAGAGGTTTCATCAATAAACACCTTTCTTTACATCCTAAAACTGAAATTATTACAGGCATTATGGAAAATGAATGCTCTTCCATTGTGAAAGACTTTTTTAAAAGCAAAAGATAA
- a CDS encoding DUF6909 family protein, with protein sequence MTNSRARETTEAIERLYISMRHLFYRGFFKPAGVSGESIRSLLKTINPEIYGTMSVPSKLELDGLMYVLDRLPEGIEECAFIHLTSDEGFDKGSFEPIVPKKRRRNCYRIDEHQMNIEVLLGRSEIYDILTHLTFLFIEADKIRNLAFIQDENWKPTRAFKIIEEVVKGEKKFSRKEKEVALIHLSSLIGRSFDETLRAYNTFGDDNNPDRLFKIIYNLAKVSLEDAKGTTEREIHFSAILKERVGHHYFGEKWANKVKEVLFENNLHTRPLHIISANMHSVKNMLYANDALKKKHNNEVDYKLYEEISNKKELRDKVLKFAMDEGMIHIADKSGSNIDVQIIDLSKTNLKNTPFADCKFTGDDVVMVFDYAFGEQAFEVMDELLKPYEHKGEVYMMHVKSVSIMGKAGILTGEKGDIMIPTSHIFEGTADNYPFENALKLDDFNDDELKAFEGPMITVLGTSLQNKDILSYFMNTSWKAIGLEMEGAHYQKAIQVASKIRHHISPDLFVCYAYYASDNPLETGSTLSSGGLGLTGVKPTYLITLRILEKILRSGKKEASAKK encoded by the coding sequence ATGACAAATTCTAGAGCAAGAGAAACAACAGAAGCTATTGAAAGACTATATATCTCTATGAGACACTTATTTTATAGAGGATTTTTCAAACCAGCAGGTGTTTCAGGAGAAAGTATCAGAAGCTTGTTGAAAACCATCAATCCAGAAATTTATGGAACCATGAGTGTTCCGAGTAAATTAGAACTTGATGGTCTAATGTATGTATTAGACAGGCTTCCGGAAGGGATTGAAGAATGTGCTTTTATTCATCTTACATCTGATGAAGGGTTTGATAAAGGAAGTTTCGAACCTATTGTTCCAAAGAAAAGAAGAAGAAACTGTTATAGAATAGACGAACACCAGATGAATATTGAGGTTCTTTTGGGCCGTTCCGAAATTTATGACATTCTTACCCACCTTACCTTCCTATTTATAGAAGCTGATAAAATCCGTAACCTGGCATTCATCCAGGATGAAAACTGGAAACCAACACGTGCCTTCAAAATTATTGAAGAAGTAGTGAAGGGAGAGAAGAAATTCAGCAGAAAAGAAAAAGAAGTAGCCTTGATTCATCTTTCTTCTTTAATAGGAAGATCTTTTGATGAAACATTAAGAGCTTATAATACTTTTGGTGATGATAATAACCCAGACCGTTTATTTAAAATTATCTATAATCTGGCAAAAGTAAGTCTTGAAGATGCAAAAGGAACTACGGAAAGAGAAATTCATTTCAGTGCTATATTAAAGGAAAGAGTAGGACACCACTATTTTGGTGAGAAATGGGCGAATAAAGTGAAAGAAGTTTTATTTGAGAACAATCTTCACACTCGTCCGCTGCATATTATTTCAGCCAATATGCACTCCGTAAAAAATATGCTGTATGCGAATGATGCCCTTAAAAAGAAGCATAACAATGAGGTAGATTATAAGCTGTATGAAGAAATCTCCAATAAAAAAGAGCTTCGTGACAAGGTGTTAAAATTTGCTATGGATGAAGGAATGATTCATATTGCAGATAAAAGCGGAAGTAATATTGATGTACAAATTATAGACCTTAGTAAAACAAATCTAAAAAATACCCCATTTGCAGATTGTAAATTTACAGGAGATGATGTGGTGATGGTATTCGACTATGCTTTCGGAGAGCAGGCTTTTGAGGTTATGGATGAATTGCTGAAACCTTATGAACATAAAGGCGAGGTATACATGATGCATGTAAAATCTGTTTCCATTATGGGTAAAGCAGGTATTCTTACCGGGGAAAAAGGAGATATTATGATTCCTACTTCTCACATCTTTGAAGGAACAGCAGATAATTATCCTTTTGAAAATGCATTGAAACTTGATGATTTTAATGATGATGAACTGAAGGCTTTTGAAGGTCCGATGATTACTGTTTTAGGAACATCACTTCAGAATAAGGATATTTTATCCTACTTTATGAATACTTCATGGAAAGCAATTGGTCTTGAAATGGAAGGAGCGCATTACCAAAAAGCAATTCAGGTAGCCTCTAAAATCAGACATCATATTTCACCAGATTTGTTCGTTTGCTATGCTTATTACGCTTCGGATAATCCTTTGGAGACAGGAAGTACTCTATCTTCAGGGGGGTTAGGTCTTACAGGAGTAAAACCAACCTATCTGATTACTTTAAGAATCCTTGAAAAGATCTTAAGAAGTGGAAAGAAAGAAGCTTCTGCTAAGAAATAA
- a CDS encoding GNAT family N-acetyltransferase codes for MKELKEFPKLETERLILSQLEEKDIPFIVEFLEHRIYSDLTSNIPYPYTENDAKLWVEMSKEVFEDKTGFTFGIRNKEEELIGAIGLHDREDDKAELGYWIGIPHWNKGYVTEAARAIVDFGFKELGLNKIYATHFLHNPASGKIMEKIGMKQEALLKQHAKKDDEYFDLAMYSIFKD; via the coding sequence ATGAAAGAATTAAAAGAATTTCCAAAATTAGAAACAGAAAGACTTATTCTCTCACAGTTGGAAGAGAAGGATATTCCTTTTATTGTTGAATTTCTTGAACATAGAATTTATTCGGATCTTACGTCTAATATTCCGTATCCTTATACAGAAAATGATGCTAAGCTTTGGGTGGAAATGTCCAAAGAGGTTTTTGAGGATAAAACTGGTTTTACCTTTGGAATTAGAAATAAAGAAGAGGAACTTATAGGTGCTATTGGGCTTCATGACAGAGAGGATGATAAGGCAGAATTGGGATATTGGATCGGAATTCCTCACTGGAACAAAGGATATGTAACCGAAGCCGCGAGAGCTATTGTAGATTTTGGCTTTAAGGAACTGGGTCTTAATAAAATTTATGCGACTCATTTTCTTCACAATCCTGCTTCGGGGAAAATTATGGAAAAAATAGGGATGAAGCAGGAAGCTCTTTTGAAGCAACATGCCAAAAAAGATGATGAATATTTTGACCTTGCCATGTATTCTATTTTTAAAGACTAA